A single Pararhodobacter sp. DNA region contains:
- the msrP gene encoding protein-methionine-sulfoxide reductase catalytic subunit MsrP, with protein sequence MRHPWKTDIVPSEITPEAVWQGRRRLLKSAALAPLALGTSQAASAVSDTGPTGPVLPASRNAEWSTDELANSWQDITTYNNFYEFGTGKGDPAKYAGKMQLTPWAVQIDGAVRRPMTLDIDDLRKLAPLEERIYRLRCVEAWSLVIPWIGYSLSHLLKHIEPTEAAKYVVFTTVVQPKAMPGVRQGILDWPYVEGLRMDEAMHPLTLLTFGLYGHELPAQNGAPMRIVVPWKYGFKSGKSLVRIHLQSTQPTTSWMRAAPREYGFYANVNPSVPHPRWGQATERRIGSGLFAARIPTQPFNGYGKDVAALYQGMDLRQNF encoded by the coding sequence CTCCTGAAGAGCGCCGCGCTTGCACCACTCGCTTTGGGAACATCTCAGGCAGCGTCGGCAGTATCAGACACTGGCCCCACAGGCCCGGTGCTCCCCGCCTCGCGCAACGCCGAATGGTCCACCGACGAACTTGCCAACAGCTGGCAGGACATCACGACCTACAACAATTTCTATGAATTCGGCACCGGAAAGGGCGACCCCGCGAAATATGCCGGCAAAATGCAGTTGACCCCGTGGGCGGTGCAGATTGACGGCGCAGTGCGCCGGCCGATGACCCTGGACATTGATGACTTGCGTAAACTCGCGCCGCTCGAAGAGCGCATCTACCGGTTGCGCTGTGTCGAAGCGTGGTCTCTGGTGATCCCCTGGATCGGCTATTCGCTTTCGCATCTGCTCAAGCACATCGAACCGACGGAGGCGGCGAAATATGTAGTCTTCACCACGGTCGTACAGCCCAAAGCCATGCCGGGCGTGCGACAAGGCATCCTCGACTGGCCCTACGTCGAAGGGCTGCGAATGGACGAAGCCATGCATCCGCTCACATTGCTCACATTCGGGCTTTACGGCCACGAACTGCCCGCGCAGAATGGTGCGCCAATGCGCATTGTCGTCCCCTGGAAGTACGGGTTCAAATCAGGTAAATCACTCGTACGGATTCACCTGCAATCCACGCAACCAACCACGAGCTGGATGCGGGCGGCCCCGCGGGAATACGGCTTTTATGCCAACGTGAACCCCAGTGTCCCCCACCCGCGCTGGGGCCAGGCCACCGAGCGGCGCATCGGCTCGGGCTTGTTCGCTGCCCGCATTCCGACGCAGCCCTTCAATGGGTACGGGAAAGACGTGGCCGCGCTGTACCAGGGCATGGACCTGCGGCAGAATTTCTAA
- a CDS encoding protein-methionine-sulfoxide reductase heme-binding subunit MsrQ: MSHHDIRSERARSNVHRPAAAQTTPPRRKGGSFTLGLSIHLFGLFPILRWVVLGYLGSLSANPQEFLTRSSGIWALALLWATLCVTPIRWITKWNGLARHRRKLGLYAFFYTILHVIAWALWDRGAAPLAMWVDLWQRSVIGIGALAVLCLIPLAVTSTHGWIRRLGGWWMRLHWLVYPAAILSVWHFIWMRAGKNDFFEPQLYAWTLFALLSVRIARWVRPKTTHAS, translated from the coding sequence ATGTCACATCACGACATACGATCCGAACGAGCCCGGTCAAATGTCCACAGGCCCGCCGCAGCCCAAACAACACCGCCCAGGCGAAAAGGCGGCAGCTTCACGCTCGGCCTGAGCATTCACCTATTCGGACTATTCCCTATTCTGCGCTGGGTGGTGCTCGGGTACCTGGGCAGCCTGAGCGCGAACCCGCAGGAATTCCTGACGCGATCCAGTGGCATCTGGGCCTTGGCACTGCTCTGGGCGACCCTCTGTGTAACCCCTATCCGGTGGATCACGAAATGGAATGGTCTGGCGCGCCACCGCCGAAAGCTTGGCCTATACGCATTCTTCTACACTATCCTGCACGTCATCGCCTGGGCACTCTGGGACCGGGGAGCAGCACCGCTGGCCATGTGGGTCGACCTGTGGCAACGCAGCGTCATCGGCATAGGCGCCCTTGCCGTCCTCTGCCTGATACCCCTTGCCGTCACCTCGACCCACGGCTGGATTCGCCGACTGGGCGGGTGGTGGATGCGCCTGCATTGGCTGGTCTATCCTGCCGCCATCCTGTCTGTTTGGCATTTTATCTGGATGCGGGCCGGAAAAAACGACTTCTTTGAGCCACAACTGTACGCCTGGACGCTGTTCGCACTACTGTCCGTGCGTATAGCACGGTGGGTCAGACCTAAAACCACGCATGCGAGTTGA
- a CDS encoding Abi family protein translates to MVDDARREWALSYMRFVGGYRLKGYWYHLVDPVTKAFPAGHRFEQIVSRCEFDRELRALTMAAIERLEIAVRVVMANYLSLKHSPHWFLDASLFRQGRRQGAAELVVKIEAEVERARDKTFVKHYFLRYSTPRLPPSWSVCECVTFGLWSRTYQLLKNPNDRKAISRRFNIDATEVFESWIHTLTVVRNMVAHSGQLLRVTLGVAPKDYRKAGIRFSDSKSFYAVATVINYLWRQTGLPQAWPDQLKELFTRYPEVNLAEIGFPADWSNQPGWL, encoded by the coding sequence GTGGTGGATGACGCTAGGCGTGAGTGGGCGCTCAGTTATATGCGTTTCGTGGGCGGATATCGTCTCAAAGGATACTGGTATCATCTGGTCGATCCGGTCACCAAGGCCTTTCCGGCTGGCCATCGGTTTGAACAAATCGTCAGTCGCTGCGAGTTCGATAGAGAGTTGCGAGCCCTCACCATGGCAGCCATCGAGCGCTTGGAAATTGCGGTGCGGGTTGTGATGGCAAACTACCTGAGCCTCAAGCACTCGCCACATTGGTTCCTGGATGCCAGTTTGTTCAGACAAGGACGCCGCCAAGGCGCGGCCGAACTTGTAGTGAAGATCGAGGCCGAGGTGGAGCGGGCCCGCGACAAGACGTTCGTGAAGCATTATTTCCTACGGTACAGTACGCCACGTCTTCCGCCCAGTTGGTCGGTGTGTGAGTGCGTGACATTTGGGCTTTGGTCTAGAACCTACCAGTTGCTGAAGAATCCGAATGATCGCAAAGCAATTAGCCGACGCTTCAATATTGACGCGACCGAGGTATTTGAATCGTGGATTCACACCTTGACGGTTGTACGTAATATGGTGGCCCACAGTGGGCAACTTCTTCGCGTGACACTCGGAGTTGCACCCAAGGATTATCGCAAGGCAGGCATTCGCTTTTCCGATTCAAAATCGTTCTATGCCGTGGCGACGGTCATCAATTATCTATGGCGCCAGACAGGTCTGCCGCAGGCGTGGCCGGATCAGTTGAAAGAGTTATTTACCAGGTATCCGGAGGTGAACTTGGCTGAGATTGGTTTCCCGGCAGATTGGAGCAACCAGCCGGGTTGGCTGTAA
- a CDS encoding DUF2274 domain-containing protein, with translation MTTTRKLRLGPLPKIETIKLTFACPASLKAELERYASLHAQTYGETVDAATLIPHMLEAFMAGDRGFKKGGVRKAAPSTEMLSRTA, from the coding sequence ATGACCACCACCCGAAAACTGCGGCTCGGGCCGTTGCCCAAGATCGAAACCATCAAACTGACCTTTGCATGCCCGGCCAGCCTGAAAGCCGAGCTGGAGCGTTATGCATCGCTGCATGCGCAGACGTATGGAGAAACCGTTGATGCCGCGACGTTGATTCCACACATGCTGGAAGCATTCATGGCGGGAGATCGCGGGTTCAAAAAGGGCGGCGTGCGCAAGGCAGCGCCATCAACGGAGATGTTGTCACGAACGGCTTGA
- a CDS encoding TrbI/VirB10 family protein has translation MSEEHTPDKASPQAADKVAPETVALRAQPRPVTRLNRRTLALLVGGLSVVVLGATIWSLQPQRRGAGAQTELYNVDRVSKSEELDALPADYSMLPTQELPPDVPELGPPLPGDLGPAIVNSQQPAVATYAPPGVDAQAAEREARRKEAEAAAASPVFFRTGQGQSGQPSAAAAQAMPVASGTDSTLAAFDPLAAGPASTAAQSTDPTAAQSRQDEKEAFLQSSSTQTRNSGNLQLPASPYQVMAGTVIAAALVTGIKSDLPGDVIGTVTEPVYDSATGKYLLIPQGSRILGRYNSQVSYGQSRVQVVWHRIILPDTSSLTLDNLVGTDPAGYAGLEDDVDWHWDRIIGGAVLTTLLGVGAELAAPENRQDGERIIIAGRDSAQDSINQVGQEMARRNMNIQPTLTSRPGLPVRIIVNRDLVLRPYQPFFFNKGASQ, from the coding sequence ATGAGCGAGGAACATACACCCGATAAAGCCTCACCCCAGGCGGCGGATAAGGTGGCCCCTGAAACCGTGGCGCTGCGCGCCCAGCCACGACCCGTCACGCGGCTGAACCGCCGCACACTGGCTTTGCTGGTAGGCGGGCTATCGGTGGTGGTGCTGGGTGCCACTATCTGGTCGCTGCAACCCCAGCGGCGCGGCGCAGGCGCACAGACCGAGCTTTACAACGTAGACAGGGTGTCAAAATCGGAAGAGCTTGATGCCTTGCCTGCGGATTATTCCATGCTACCTACACAAGAATTGCCGCCCGATGTGCCGGAACTCGGGCCGCCGCTGCCGGGCGACCTGGGACCAGCCATCGTGAACAGCCAGCAGCCAGCGGTTGCCACCTATGCGCCACCGGGCGTTGACGCTCAAGCCGCCGAACGCGAAGCGCGGCGCAAGGAGGCCGAAGCGGCCGCCGCCTCGCCGGTCTTTTTCCGTACCGGTCAGGGGCAGTCTGGCCAACCTTCGGCGGCGGCTGCGCAGGCCATGCCGGTGGCGTCGGGGACGGATAGTACCTTGGCCGCCTTCGACCCGTTGGCCGCGGGGCCAGCCTCGACAGCGGCGCAATCCACCGATCCCACTGCCGCACAGAGCCGGCAAGACGAGAAAGAGGCGTTCCTGCAATCCAGCTCTACGCAAACCCGTAACTCTGGCAATCTGCAATTGCCCGCCTCGCCGTATCAGGTCATGGCCGGTACGGTCATCGCCGCCGCGCTGGTAACAGGCATCAAGTCCGATCTTCCGGGTGACGTGATCGGCACCGTCACCGAACCTGTTTATGACTCTGCGACCGGCAAGTACCTGTTGATTCCGCAAGGATCGCGTATCCTGGGCCGCTACAACAGCCAGGTCAGCTACGGCCAAAGCCGGGTTCAGGTCGTGTGGCACCGGATCATCCTGCCCGATACGTCTTCGCTCACCCTGGATAACCTGGTTGGCACCGACCCGGCGGGCTACGCCGGCCTGGAAGATGATGTGGACTGGCACTGGGATCGCATCATAGGCGGTGCCGTGCTGACAACGCTTTTAGGCGTCGGCGCCGAACTGGCCGCGCCGGAAAATCGCCAGGACGGCGAGCGCATTATTATCGCCGGACGCGACAGCGCCCAGGACAGCATCAACCAAGTCGGCCAGGAAATGGCCCGGCGCAACATGAACATCCAGCCCACCTTGACCAGCCGACCCGGCCTGCCGGTGCGCATCATCGTCAACCGCGATCTGGTGCTGCGGCCATACCAGCCATTCTTCTTCAACAAGGGAGCATCACAATGA
- the trbG gene encoding P-type conjugative transfer protein TrbG, with protein MMPSLRFYVFPLTLIALAGCATQGKPPPAISLDEPVQAELLPEPPSPVEVIAVPEPLALPAQLKPLPGTDAGQPTPEPADETVRVSRANAEARVAPTREGYVNAIQVWPYSDGALYQLYTGVGRVTVIALQPGEELVTVAAGDTVRWIVGDTSSGSGADLRVNVLVKPIRSGLKTNLVITTNRRTYLLELTSTEKTWMASVSWEYPKDRMLALQRQNQAAQATAPVDTGLALEKLHFRYTVSGSNPPWKPLRAFDDGQKVYIQFPVGIAHGELPPLFVIDAAGDGQLVNYRFRSPYYIVDRLFGAAELRLGGDRGDVVRIERTDGVARRN; from the coding sequence ATGATGCCGTCTTTACGCTTTTACGTTTTTCCGTTGACCTTGATTGCCCTGGCGGGCTGCGCGACCCAGGGTAAGCCACCGCCTGCCATCTCGCTTGATGAACCAGTGCAGGCCGAACTATTGCCGGAACCGCCTAGCCCGGTCGAAGTGATTGCCGTGCCTGAGCCTCTGGCGCTGCCAGCGCAACTGAAACCCTTGCCGGGAACGGATGCGGGCCAGCCTACGCCGGAACCAGCCGATGAAACTGTACGGGTGTCCCGCGCCAATGCCGAAGCCCGTGTCGCGCCCACCCGCGAGGGTTACGTTAATGCCATTCAGGTCTGGCCCTACAGCGACGGGGCGCTTTATCAGCTCTATACCGGCGTGGGCCGCGTGACGGTGATTGCGCTGCAGCCCGGCGAGGAGCTGGTGACGGTGGCTGCCGGCGACACGGTGCGCTGGATTGTAGGCGATACGTCCAGCGGCAGCGGCGCAGACCTGCGCGTGAACGTCCTGGTCAAACCTATCCGCTCAGGCTTGAAGACGAATTTGGTCATCACCACCAACCGCCGCACTTATCTGCTTGAGCTAACTTCCACCGAAAAGACGTGGATGGCGTCGGTGTCCTGGGAGTATCCGAAGGATCGGATGCTGGCCCTGCAGCGTCAGAATCAGGCCGCACAAGCTACTGCGCCGGTGGATACCGGGCTGGCGCTGGAAAAGCTGCATTTCCGCTACACGGTCAGTGGCAGCAATCCGCCCTGGAAGCCGCTGCGCGCCTTTGATGATGGGCAGAAGGTCTATATCCAGTTTCCGGTTGGCATCGCTCATGGGGAGCTGCCGCCGCTCTTTGTGATCGACGCTGCAGGCGACGGCCAACTAGTCAACTACCGTTTCCGTTCGCCGTACTATATCGTGGATCGGCTGTTTGGTGCGGCCGAGCTGCGCCTGGGCGGTGATCGGGGCGACGTGGTGCGCATTGAGCGCACCGATGGCGTGGCTCGGAGGAACTGA
- the trbF gene encoding conjugal transfer protein TrbF codes for MRFKRPLVRYAESPQPATPYQSAAQVWDDRIGSARVQARNWRLMAFGCLLLALLMAGGLVWRSMQSIVTPYVVEVDNAGQVRAVGEAATPYRPNDAQIAHHIARFITLVRSLSIDPIVVRQNWLDAYDYTTDKGAAVLNDYARVNDPFTRIGKESVTVQISSVVRASDTSFNVRWTQRRFVNGTSAGLERWTAVVSIVHQPPRTEARLRKNPLGLYVNGLSWSRELDSSEGAQR; via the coding sequence ATGCGTTTCAAACGACCGCTGGTGCGTTATGCCGAATCACCGCAACCGGCCACACCTTACCAATCTGCCGCCCAGGTCTGGGATGACCGTATCGGTTCGGCGCGGGTGCAAGCCAGGAACTGGCGGCTGATGGCCTTCGGTTGCCTGCTGTTGGCGCTGCTCATGGCCGGTGGCCTCGTGTGGCGCTCGATGCAGTCCATCGTCACGCCTTATGTCGTGGAGGTGGATAACGCGGGCCAGGTGCGCGCCGTGGGGGAAGCCGCCACGCCGTACCGGCCCAACGATGCACAGATCGCTCACCATATTGCGCGTTTCATCACACTGGTGCGCTCGCTATCCATCGACCCCATCGTGGTGCGCCAGAACTGGCTGGATGCCTATGACTACACCACGGACAAGGGGGCCGCTGTGCTGAATGACTACGCACGGGTGAACGACCCCTTTACCCGTATCGGCAAAGAATCGGTGACGGTGCAGATTAGCAGCGTCGTGCGCGCCAGCGACACGTCCTTCAACGTGCGCTGGACGCAGCGCCGTTTCGTCAATGGTACGTCCGCCGGTCTGGAGCGTTGGACGGCGGTGGTGTCTATCGTGCATCAGCCGCCGCGCACCGAAGCGCGTTTGCGCAAAAACCCCCTGGGGCTTTACGTCAATGGCCTGTCGTGGAGCCGTGAACTCGATTCGTCTGAAGGAGCCCAGCGATGA